The sequence gaggagccaCAAATAGaggtaaaattaatcactaacctttgatcttcatcagatgacactcatagtacttcatgttacacaatacatgcatgttttgtttgataaagttcatatttatataaaaaaatctgagtttacattggcgcattacattcactagttccaaaaacatccagtgatagtgcatagccacatcgtttcaacagaaatactcatcataaatgtagatgataatacaagttatacacatggaattatagatatacctctccttaatgcaaccgctgtgtcagatttcaaaagaactttacggaaaaagcaaaccatgcaataatctgagacggagctcagaacgagtcgaattagccgccatgttggagtcaacagaaaccagaaaatacatgataaatgtttcctttgatgaacttcatcagaatgcagtcctaggaatcccaggtccacaataaatgcttgattttgttcgataatgtccYttatttatgtccaattagctactttggttagcgcgtttggtaaacaattccaaagtcacaaagcgtgtccactataacgtggcgaaatgtccaaaagttccgtaacagtcagaaacatgtcaaacgatgtattgaatcaatcttaagaatgttgttaacatcttgaataacgttccaactggagaattacattgacttcagttgagcgacggaacggagctgcctctcacgtgaacgcgcgtgttcaatgcgtggtcacctcatggcagtggtgaatcattcctgtctccttcggccccccttcacattagtgaTCAGACAacgttctattgactgttgacatctagtggaagccgtaggaagtgaactcatccatatctcgctgtaatttcaatgggagtttgtttgaaaatctaccagcctcagaaaYaaattcaaacaggaagtggaacttctcaggtttttgcctgccatatgagttctgttatactcacagacataattcaaagagttttagaaacttcagagtgttttctatccaatactaataataatatgcatatattagaaactatgactgaggagcaggccgtttactctgggcacctctgtgcacctttcatccaagctactcaatactgcccctgcagccataagaagtttaacagTGGTaggcagaattttttttttggggggggggtggtttgtcctcggggtttcgcctgccatatcagttctgttaWactcagacattattttaacagttttagaaacttttgagttttctatccaaatctaccaattatatgcatatcctagcttctgggcctgagtaacaggcagtttactttgggcacgctttcgtccggacgtgaaaatactgcccccacccaagagaggttaagacgacacagcatggcagcaacacatggtacaaacattgggaacgggtgttgtatgtggaggacgagggatgcagtagatatctcagataggggggagtgaggcctgagagggttttataaataagcattcttgcgatgggtatacagagatgaccagtttagagtatagagtgcagtgatgtgtcctataaggagcattggtggcaaatctgatggtagaatggtaaagaacatctagccgctcaagagcacccttacctgccgctCTCTAAATTACATCTCTGTATTCTAGCATGGTCGTCTGGGTTAGTTTggtagctggggtgaaagaggagcgactatgatagaggaaaccaagtctagatgtaactttAGGCTGCAGCTTTGGTATGAAATGCCCTAGTTTAAAACACATGTTCTCATTCTGTCTCCAGGTTTGCCTAGTTCCAGACTGTGGCAAGTGTTCAGCCTGCAAGGACATGATCAAGTTCGGGGGTAGTGGTCGCAGCAAGCAGGCTTGCCAGAAGAGGAGGTAAGTTAGCTGGTCTTTAGTGCCCCTCTCCCCCTTAGCTGCCGAGATAAATGGTTCCTGCCATGGCTGTAACTGAACACTCATACCATTTTGTTCCAGGACACTTCCTTCCCATGAGCTCATTCTGGAAAAACGCTAAACAGTTCTGAGACTCTTAAAACTAACTCCAGACTCTCTTTTAAAAAATTAAACTGCCACTAAGTGTGAACTGGGCCATGGGGTGGAACTGGAAATGGGGCTYTGCTAGCCAGCTAATGAACATCTTCACAGCCCTTTATTTCAAATTGGGTGCTTATGTTGTAGGTATGGTGGCTTGAACTCATTGGCTAACTTATCATTGGCTCCCTTATCAATGTAATTTCCCCACCAGATGCCCCAACCTGGCAGTAAAGGAGGCTGAGGATGATGAGAACATAGAGGAGGAAGAGTTGTTGCCTGTAAAGCCCCCTTCAAAGAAGGTGTCCAAGGCCAAGACTAAGAAGCAGAGCAATGGCAAGCTGACCTGGGTTGGAGACTCTATCAAAGTATGTACTCCTTAGTGTTGAAGTTCTTAACCTCAAACTGATCAAAATATCCCTTAGTACACCAGACTTGTAATATCAAAAATGTGTATGTAATTTCACTGACTTGCTGCAATGCAAACAGCTCTTGGGATAaaggttctctcctctccctcctgtgttCAGACTGCGGGGAAGAAGCAGTACTACATGAAGGTGTGTATGGACAATGAGGTGCTGGAGGTGGGAGACTGTGTTTCTGTCAGCTCAGATGACCCATCAATCCTACTCTACCTGGCCAGGTAGGTCCTATAACATTTTAAGAATCTTGACTTAGCCTTTTCTATTGGTTTCTGTCTGGGTTAGGTGTTGACTGTCTTGGGTCTCCAGGATCACATCCCTGTGGGAGGATAACAATGGGAAGTGGTTCCATGCCCACTGGTTCTGCCGCGGTACAGATACTGTGCTGGGGGAGTCCTCTGACCCTCTCGAGTTGTTCCTGGTCGAGGACTGTGAAGACATGCAGCTGAGCTTCGTAGAGGGKAAGGTCAARGTCATGTACAAGGCCCCCTCAGACAGCTGGTTCATGGAGGTAAGAATTRYTTGGCTTTATCGCTCTTTAAGCYGAGtcgctagcctggtcccagatctgtgcgcGCTGTCTTTCCAACTCCTACAGTCATTGCCATGCCAATTGTCTATACAGCTACTACTCAATGCACCTCATCACTGATGTATTTTGTACCACTGTGTTTTCAGGGTGGCATGGTAGAGGACATCAAGGTGATTGACGATGACAATGGGAAGAATTTCTTCTACCAGCTGTGGTATGAAGGAGACTGTGCCCGCTTTGAGACCCCGCCCACCTTCACACCCCAAGAGGACTGCAAGTACAAGTGAGTCATAATTGACTTTTGACAGCCCTATCAGTGCTTTAKGTACTTACATTTGGAGCTCTGAAAATCTAGTACTGGAATACCATAAAGCTGACATTTCCTCAGTGTGGTTCTTGAAAAGTCATTTTGAAATTTGTTGTAGCCAAGGTTTTTTAAATCTCTTCTGCTCCAATGATTTCATTTCTGATCAGTTTGTGATGTAGACTTTCATTTCTTTCCTACAGTTTCAATTGACTGGTGTTGCGGTAAAACCATGTACGGTTATTATGACATCAAATGTTGTCTTGAACTTGGCTTGCCATACAAAGGgacattttgggtgttttttaTGTTTGAGAAACATGATACAAAACCCTACATCTCAAATGGCAAAATGTTGAATTCCAATGCATAGTACCTTTGGAAAGGCTTGTCAAGTGGTAATGCTGTTTTTCTTCTATACTGCAATTCAATACAAATTGAGGTCTTCAAATTACAATTCAGTGCTTGACAGTCGTTGAATTTTACTTAGCAATGTCTATGAACCTTTTAAGTGTGACATTTTGATAGGAGGATTAGTAAGTTGGTCTTGGGTTACTGTGTCCCCTGTATTTCAGCTTCTGTGCCAGCTGTAgtagggcagaggagagggaagagcagGAGACACCTCGGGTGTTTGAACCCATAAAGGACGAGGACCACGACTCCAAGGCCTTATATGCTCTGGCCTGCCTGAAGGGAGAGCAGTTCAGGGTGGGAGACAGCTGCTACCTGCCCCCCGACGCATACAACTTCAGGTGAGTGGAACATCCAGGAATACTGATGCTTATACACGGCATTGTTGAAGacttgtttctgattggtaaGCTAGGTTTGGTTTGCTGAACTAGCCAGTCTGTTTTGGTCACCAAGGCAACTAATGTAGTGATCTTGTAAACTTGCTatctacttcagtggatgttgaaaacatttctagtggtaaatgtgttcaattatagccTTGGTATAAAAGGCATAATCAACTCTGGACTCTAAgcattctctggaaaataatgcaactccatgGCATTTTAGTTCAGCTCCGCTAGCACATCGTGGAACACYTTCCACGTGCATGATTTTCATAGGATGCAAAGCCCCTCGTTGATTCTCTTGcatcagtggtattcaaagttggTGTCGTGGGGTAATTGCGGTGGGGTCGCAACAACACAAATTAAGAGTACATGTTATTGTATGGGACAGTAGACAAATGTTTTTGGGAAAGATCTGTTAAGGGATAAATCTAATGAATTGAAGATCATTTGATGTAAATCTAATTGTATTGATTTGGAGGGGTGGGTCCCAAGAGATTCTGGTGCAAAAATGGGGTCCCTGCTGAAAGTTTRAATACCACTGCCTTACATAGGCATGGTCTCCATTGGGGACAACTAGGCAAATCCTAGTGTTGGCAAATTCAACATCAgctttttcaaatatattttatctcCCCTTACAttaacattattttcttttgtgCTCAGTGTGAAGGCAGCCAGTCCAGTGAAGCGTCCTCACAGGAAGGAGGACGTGGATGAGGAGTTGTACCCAGAGTACTACAGGAAGCATTCAGACTACATCAAGGGCTCCAACCTGGATGCCCCTGAGCCCTTCAGAGTGGGACGCATCAAGGAGATCTTCTGCCACAGACGCAGCAACGGGAAGGCTGACGTGTCTGAAGTCAAACTGCGCTTGTACAAGTTCTACAGGTGAGCACCCAAGTCAAATGTCATGGTAGAACTGCAAAGAAGGACCCCTTGGATCCATGCCAAATTTAGTAACTTTTGTACAATGAGAATTTTGGCCTGAAATGCATCTTCACTGTAAGGGATGTGAACTGGTGCCAATATCTGCATGTCTGTATTCTGTGGTTTTACTGTACTCTTAATGTTCACCCTCTGTCAGGCCTGAGAACACTCACAAGGGGGCGAAGGCAGGTTACCACACAGACATCAACCAGCTGTACTGGAGTGACGAGGAAGTGACAGTCAACATGTCAGCGGTGCTGGGCCGGTGTCGTGTGGAGTACGGAGAGGACCTGAATGAGACCGTTCAGGACTTCTCCTCAGGTGGACCTGACCGATTCTACTTCCTTGAGGTGAGGCTGGACTAGATGAGAAGCAACTTTAACttcccatattattattattgcatgCTAAGTAGCTGAGATGCTCGTTCGAGGAAGTTTGCTCAAGATGGTAATATCGGTCGCCTTCTAACCCAAAGGCTTATAATGCCAAGTCCAAGAGCTTTGAGGACCCACCCAACCATGCCCGCTCTGCTGTGAACAAGGGCAAGGGCAAGGGGAAAGGGAAGGGCAAAGGTAACTACTCTCCTCTGTGGTACTTATTGCCAGTCACATAGTTCTCTCCTTTTGAAATGTCCTCTTGCCTATTAGAGGTTTAGGCTTGTCATGAGGCTTCTCCGACTACTGTTGTAACTGTGGCTCCAAACCCCCMGCCCTCCAGGTAAAGGCAAAGGGAAGTCGTCTTCTGCTCAGGAGCCTCCAGACCAGGAGCCTCAGGACCCCAAGGTGCCCAAGCTGCGTACCTTGGACGTGTTCTCTGGCTGCGGTGGGCTCTCTGAAGGCTTCCACCAAGCTGGTTAGTAGTTTCTTCACTTCAATAGCTTGGGAAATGTCTACGTTGTGGGTGACCACGAGGGAACTTTTTTAATATACAGGTAGAATCTCTTACAAAAGTGAAGTTAAGTGTTTGTCAGGCCACATAGTGACTGCAATTTGTTGTTGCTTCTACCTGTCAGGTATCGCTGAGACTCTGTGGGCCATCGAGATGTGGGACCCAGCAGCCCAGGCATTCAGACTGAACAACCCGGGCACCACAGTRTTTACAGAGGACTGCAATGTGCTGCTAAAGCTGGTGATGTCTGGAGAGAAGACTAACTCCCTGGGCCAGCGGCTGCCCCAGAAGGGAGACGTGGAGATGCTGTGTGGAGGCCCTCCCTGTCAAGGCTTCAGCGGCATGAACCGCTTCAACTCCAGAACCTACTCCAAATTCAAAAACTCTCTGGTGGTGTCTTATCTCAGGTcagttaacgggatttcagccgtaagaagttaacgggatcgatttgacaacagacagtgaaagtgcagggcgccaaattcaaacatctcataattaaaattcctcaaacatacaagtattatacaccattttaaagataaacttgttgttaatcccaccacagtgtccgatttcaaaaaggcttcacgaRgaaagcacaccatctgattatgttagttcagcgcctagtcacagaaaaacacagccattttccagccaaagaggagtcacaaaaagcagaaatagagaaaatgaatcactaacctttgattttcatcagatggaactcataggacttcatgttacacaatacatctatgttttgtttgataaagttcatatttatacccaaaaatatcagtttacattggcgtgttatgttttgcctccaaaacatccggtgattttgcagagagccacatcaatttacaggaatactcatcatYaatgttgatgaaaatacaagtgttatgcatggaattaaagatatacttctccttaatgcaaccgctgtcagatttcaaaaaagctttatggcaaaagcacaccatgcaataatctgagtacagcgcccaggcaccaaaacaagccatacagatacccgccatgttgtggagtcaacaaaagtcagaaatagcattataaatattcactttgatgatcttcatcaaaatgcactRccaggaatcccagttccacaaatgttcgataaagtccatttatgtccaaatacctccttttcgttcgcgtttagtccagtaatccaaatgcaaaaCGCGCGAGCACTAAGAACTTTTGACTTTGTCTAgactattacagttcgtagaaacatgtcaaatgatgtatagaatcaatctttaggatgtttttatcaaatTTTTAAGAAtctttcaaccggacaattcctttgtctttagaaatgaaaaggaacagagatctctctcacggccgcgcgcctgacttagctcatggcattctgccagaccccttagtcaaacagctcttattcgctcccccttcacagtagaagcctgaaacaaggctctaaagacggttgacatctagtggaagccttaggaagtgcaatcggaccaaatttatactatcttggataggcaaagacttgaacctacaaacctcagatttccaacttcctggttggattttttctcaggtttttgcatgccgtatgagttctgttatactcacagacatcattcaaacatttttagaaacttcagtgtgttttctatccaaatctactaatatgcatatcttaacttctgggcctgagtagcaggccgtttactctgggcacgcttttcatccgaaRGTGAAAATAGCGCCCcgagccataagaagttaaacaaatttTCCCGTTTACATATAAAAGTatatgtatggatatatatatatattattgatcTGTCCAAGTACAGAAGCTTGTTTAGGTGGTTGCTGTGTAGTTATATACTTTCCCCCTAACGTGTATTCTATTATAGTTACTGCGACTACTACAGACCCAAATTCTTCCTGCTTGAGAACGTGAGGAACTTTGTCTCCTTCAAAAGCTCCATGGTCTTGAAACTGACTCTGCGCTGTCTTGTCCGTATGGGCTATCAGTGCACATTCGGAGTCCTTCAGGTGAGTTATTAGTTAACTTAAGCTGGCATTTTTCTTTCTGATTGACAAATCCAATAGTCTGCAGTATTACGCAATGTTAGTTTAGTTATGGTGCTACATGTTGTGAAAGTCATTAATGGGATATGCTTAAGCCTGACCTCTGCTGTCCACTCTTCCCAGGCTGGGCAGTACGGCGTGGCTCAGACGCGGCGCAGGGCCATCATCCTGGCGGCCGCGCCTGGGGAGAAGCTTCCTCGCTACCCAGAGCCCCTGCATGTGTTCGCTCCCCGGGCATGCTCTCTCAACGTGGTGGTGGACGACAAGAAATATTTCAGCAACGTCACACGGTAACCAGCCACCAGTCAATGTAAAAGCGTGTGGTTGAATAGCTTGTGATGTGAAGGATAAGGGTTGTCTAGTTTCTGATTGTTCCTTCCTGTTTCAGAGGTAATGGCGGTGTGTACAGGACCATCACAGTRAGGGACACCATGTCTGACCTGCCAGAGATCCGCAACGGAGCGTCTGCTCTGGAGATCTCCTACAACGGAGAGCCCCAGTCCTGGTTCCAGAGGKAGATCAGAGGCACACAGTACCAGCCCATCCTCAAAGACCACATCTGCAAGGTACAGCTGCTGCCTCATAGTTACAATCACCTGGTGGCTCAGCAGTAACTTGTTAGAGCAGCCAAAGGTGTGGCTCGGTCTTTGGAGTCTCTTGGATAATTTAGTCAGCTAttaagacttcagtgcagcttagGGAAAAGCTGTTTTGGTTTTTACAGAAGCAGAGTACCACACTTGGAGAGCAGATTTGTTGTGCCTCTAATGCTTGCTACATTGGTTGAATTCATGGTGCGTGGTGACTGTCTACGTGGGTGTATCAAAACGGGAATGGATCATCTCTGAAGTAGAACTAGGAGTAAAAAATCGTTGCTTCTCAAATGGAATTATGCAATGCCCCATAGATGCAATGAGAACTGTCACAAGGATGGGTGGACAATGGCTTTCCCTGACACAAACTAAGCCACTCTTTGGTTCCCAGGACTTGAGTGCGCTTGTAGCGGCCCGTATGAGGCACATCCCCCTGGCGCCTGGCTCTGACTGGAGGGACCTGCCCAACATGGAGGTCCGGCTGAGAGACGGGACCTCATCCAAGAAGCTCCGCTACACCCACCCAGACAAGAAGAATGGCCGCAGCAGCTCTGGAGCACTGAGGGGCGTTTGTACTTGTTCAGGAGGTACTCACTTTTATATGGATATTTAGGCCATACAAATGTTATTAAATGCTTAAtggattttcatttatttttttatacaatagCAACCTAATCAGTTAAGCCTCTTGGCTAAAACAGTGGGTGCTTGGAGTGTTCATGACTCTGACAAATAGTCTTAAGCTGTTCATTTTTATAGCACTTTTTCAGGTCAGATGGCCAATGTAGTTTGGATGGCAAATCCAAGGGGTTGTTGTAATGCTGTCTGTAGACATGTTCTGATTGCCATCCTGTCCTCTAGGGGTGCCCTGTGACCCTGCTGACAGGCAGTTCAACACTCTGATCCCCTGGTGTTTGCCTCACACGGGGAACCGCCACAACCACTGGGCCGGCCTCTACGGCAGGCTGGAGTGGGACGGCTTCTTCAGCACCACCGTTACCAACCCTGAGCCCATGGGCAAGCAGGTAAAATCTAATACTGTACCAGTTCTAGCAGAATTGATGAATGGCTAGGAACATTTCACCTCAGGACACAGCCATGTAATAACATGTACAGTGGTTGTAAATACTAGTCTACAGAAATGTATTGGGGTCCCGCTCCTGCAGAGCTGTAATGTTGGATGCTTTGGGTACTAAATGTCCTGTCATGTTTCAGGGTCGTGTCCTGCATCCAGAGCAGCACCGAGTGGTCAGTGTGAGGGAGTGTGCTCGCTCTCAGGGCTTCCCTGATACCTACCGCTTCTTCGGAAATGTTCTGGACAAACACAGACAGGTTTTGGATGTggtctctctgttctccatcAGGAATTTAATCCCCTCCCAGAAAATGCCTTTGAGTGACACTGTTTGTTCCCCCCCTCCCAGGTTGGCAATGCTGTTCCTCCWCCACTCTCCAYAGCCATTGGACTAGAGGTCAAGAAGTGTGTCCTAGAGCGAATCAAGGAGAATGGCAATACAAAAGAGAATGAGAAAGGTTAGGCCTGCTCAAAGTGCATCCTGTAGTAGTTAC comes from Salvelinus sp. IW2-2015 unplaced genomic scaffold, ASM291031v2 Un_scaffold1536, whole genome shotgun sequence and encodes:
- the LOC112071159 gene encoding LOW QUALITY PROTEIN: DNA (cytosine-5)-methyltransferase 1-like isoform X2 (The sequence of the model RefSeq protein was modified relative to this genomic sequence to represent the inferred CDS: substituted 1 base at 1 genomic stop codon) yields the protein MPANTSLXLPVDVRKRLEVLEKDEVGISDEDLVKEKVKLVQDFLHADAQDQLSSLKAKMKSSEISMDGYLSKVKALLGRELCVENGSHGDVVEQNCKNGKTNGSAANGDSHKEEDEDGIMDTKEADAMKSPSAPKGKGGRKSKSDSEPKKSPGSRVTRNSVSGKQPTILSMFSKVQKRKSDEVNGEVTNGKVEEKEKVERDTEEETQEEKRFKVEPDNKPVADDATSEKMKPVAAAKTPPPKCPDCRQYLDDSDLKLFQGDPDNALDEPEMLTDERLSLFDSNEDGFENXEELPQHKITNFCVYDKRGHLCPFDSGLIEKNVELYFSCAVKPIYDDNPCMDGGVPAKKLGPINAWWITGFDGGEKALIGFTTAFADYILMDPREEYAPIFAVMQEKIYMSKMVVEFLQKNPDVSYEDLLNKIETTVPPAGLNFNRFTEDTLLRHAQFVVEQVESYDEAGDSDEQPIIVTPCMRDLIKLAGVTLGKSMLLYWRAARRQAIRHPTKIEKDRKGGPTRATTTKLVYKIFDTFFSDQIDQNEKDGGIKRQRCGVCEVCLVPDCGKCSACKDMIKFGGSGRSKQACQKRRCPNLAVKEAEDDENIEEEELLPVKPPSKKVSKAKTKKQSNGKLTWVGDSIKTAGKKQYYMKVCMDNEVLEVGDCVSVSSDDPSILLYLARITSLWEDNNGKWFHAHWFCRGTDTVLGESSDPLELFLVEDCEDMQLSFVEGKVKVMYKAPSDSWFMEGGMVEDIKVIDDDNGKNFFYQLWYEGDCARFETPPTFTPQEDCKYNFCASCSRAEEREEQETPRVFEPIKDEDHDSKALYALACLKGEQFRVGDSCYLPPDAYNFSVKAASPVKRPHRKEDVDEELYPEYYRKHSDYIKGSNLDAPEPFRVGRIKEIFCHRRSNGKADVSEVKLRLYKFYRPENTHKGAKAGYHTDINQLYWSDEEVTVNMSAVLGRCRVEYGEDLNETVQDFSSGGPDRFYFLEAYNAKSKSFEDPPNHARSAVNKGKGKGKGKGKGKGKSSSAQEPPDQEPQDPKVPKLRTLDVFSGCGGLSEGFHQAGIAETLWAIEMWDPAAQAFRLNNPGTTVFTEDCNVLLKLVMSGEKTNSLGQRLPQKGDVEMLCGGPPCQGFSGMNRFNSRTYSKFKNSLVVSYLSYCDYYRPKFFLLENVRNFVSFKSSMVLKLTLRCLVRMGYQCTFGVLQAGQYGVAQTRRRAIILAAAPGEKLPRYPEPLHVFAPRACSLNVVVDDKKYFSNVTRGNGGVYRTITVRDTMSDLPEIRNGASALEISYNGEPQSWFQRXIRGTQYQPILKDHICKDLSALVAARMRHIPLAPGSDWRDLPNMEVRLRDGTSSKKLRYTHPDKKNGRSSSGALRGVCTCSGGVPCDPADRQFNTLIPWCLPHTGNRHNHWAGLYGRLEWDGFFSTTVTNPEPMGKQGRVLHPEQHRVVSVRECARSQGFPDTYRFFGNVLDKHRQVGNAVPPPLSXAIGLEVKKCVLERIKENGNTKENEKENGKQEENLKQESMVSG